A genomic segment from Aegilops tauschii subsp. strangulata cultivar AL8/78 chromosome 1, Aet v6.0, whole genome shotgun sequence encodes:
- the LOC141033864 gene encoding uncharacterized protein, translated as MAATTIEQYDRHLQFEYHKIIGVDVEYTNDHRKDQKPALVQLSVGKDHPVLLFQLRAADKNCTKFDNFLADPRYTFAGFSIDGDIEMLGRVGLEITHFVDI; from the coding sequence ATGGCGGCGACCACCATCGAGCAGTACGACCGACACCTCCAGTTCGAGTACCACAAGATCATCGGAGTTGATGTGGAGTACACCAACGACCATCGCAAAGATCAGAAACCCGCCCTCGTCCAGCTCTCCGTCGGCAAGGATCATCCGGTGTTGCTCTTCCAATTGAGAGCCGCCGATAAGAACTGCACCAAGTTCGACAACTTCCTTGCCGACCCTAGGTACACATTTGCTGGCTTCTCCATTGACGGCGACATAGAGATGCTCGGCCGTGTCGGGCTGGAGATCACCCACTTCGTCGATATCTAG